In one window of Onychomys torridus chromosome 7, mOncTor1.1, whole genome shotgun sequence DNA:
- the LOC118588080 gene encoding 3-ketoacyl-CoA thiolase B, peroxisomal isoform X2, which translates to MSLSDRGNPGNISSRLMENEKARDCLIPMGITSENVAERFGISRQKQDAFALASQQKAATAQSRGCFRAEIVPVTTTVLDDQGNKKTITVSQDEGVRPGTTMEGLAKLKPAFKDGGSTTAGNSSQVSDGAAAVLLARRSKAEELGLPILGVLRSYAVVGVPPDVMGIGPAYAIPAALQKAGLTVNDIDIFEINEAFASQALYCVEKLGIPAEKVNPLGGAIALGHPLGCTGARQVVTLLNELKRRGKRAYGVVSMCIGTGMGAAAVFEYPGN; encoded by the exons ATGTCCCTGTCTGACAGAGGGAACCCTGGGAATATTTCTTCACGCCTGATGGAGAACGAGAAGGCCAGAGACTGCCTGATTCCTATGGG GATAACCTCGGAGAACGTGGCTGAGCGGTTTGGCATTTCACGGCAGAAGCAGGATGCTTTCGCTCTGGCCTCCCAGCAGAA GGCAGCGACAGCCCAGAGCAGGGGCTGTTTCCGAGCTGAGATCGTGCCTGTGACAACCACAGTCCTGGACGACCAGGGCAACAAGAAAACCATCACTGTGTCCCAGGATGAGGGCGTCCGCCCCGGCACCACCATGGAGGGCCTGGCCAAGCTGAAGCCTGCCTTCAAGGATGGAGGCTCTACCACAGCTG GAAACTCCAGTCAGGTGAGTGATGGAGCAGCTGCCGTCCTGCTGGCCCGGAGGTCCAAGGCTGAAGAATTGGGCCTTCCCATCCTTGGGGTCCTGAGGTCCTATGCAGTGGTTGGTGTCCCTCCTGACGTCATGGGCATTGGTCCTGCCTATGCCATCCCTGCAGCCTTGCAGAAAGCAG GGCTGACTGTGAATGACATAGACATCTTTGAGATCAATGAGGCCTTTGCAAGTCAG GCCCTCTACTGTGTGGAGAAGCTGGGAATTCCTGCAGAGAAGGTGAACCCCCTGGGGGGTGCAATAGCCCTGGGCCATCCCCTGGGCTGCACTGGGGCAAGGCAGGTGGTCACGCTGCTCAATGAACTGAAGCGTCGTGGGAAACG GGCTTATGGAGTGGTGTCCATGTGCATCGGGACGGGGATGGgagctgctgctgtctttgaATATCCTGGGAACTGA
- the LOC118588080 gene encoding 3-ketoacyl-CoA thiolase B, peroxisomal isoform X1, whose amino-acid sequence MHRLQVVLGHLAGRPQSSSALQAAPCSAGFRQASASDVVVVHGRRTPIGRAGRGGFKDTTPDELLSAVLTAVLQDVKLKPEQLGDISVGNVLQPGAGAIMARIAQFLSDIPETVPLSTVNRQCSSGLQAVANIAGGIRNGSYDIGMACGVESMSLSDRGNPGNISSRLMENEKARDCLIPMGITSENVAERFGISRQKQDAFALASQQKAATAQSRGCFRAEIVPVTTTVLDDQGNKKTITVSQDEGVRPGTTMEGLAKLKPAFKDGGSTTAGNSSQVSDGAAAVLLARRSKAEELGLPILGVLRSYAVVGVPPDVMGIGPAYAIPAALQKAGLTVNDIDIFEINEAFASQALYCVEKLGIPAEKVNPLGGAIALGHPLGCTGARQVVTLLNELKRRGKRAYGVVSMCIGTGMGAAAVFEYPGN is encoded by the exons ATGCATCGGCTGCAGGTAGTGCTGGGCCACCTGGCAGGCCGGCCCCAGTCGAGCTCCGCGCTGCAAGCCGCTCCCTGCTCCGCTGGCTTCCGGCAGGCCTCGGCCTCCgacgtggtggtggtgcacggaCGGCGCACCCCCATCGGCCGCGCGGGCCGCGGCGGCTTCAAG GACACCACCCCGGACGAGCTTCTGTCGGCCGTGTTGACCGCGGTTCTCCAGGACGTGAAGCTAAAGCCTGAGCAGCTGGGCGACATCTCCGTGG GCAATGTACTTCAGCCCGGAGCTGGGGCCATCATGGCACGCATCGCCCAATTTCTGAG TGACATTCCAGAGACTGTACCTTTGTCTACTGTCAACAGACAGTGTTCATCGGGGCTGCAGGCAGTGGCCAACATCGCTG GTGGCATCAGAAATGGGTCTTATGACATTGGCATGGCCTGTGG GGTGGAGTCCATGTCCCTGTCTGACAGAGGGAACCCTGGGAATATTTCTTCACGCCTGATGGAGAACGAGAAGGCCAGAGACTGCCTGATTCCTATGGG GATAACCTCGGAGAACGTGGCTGAGCGGTTTGGCATTTCACGGCAGAAGCAGGATGCTTTCGCTCTGGCCTCCCAGCAGAA GGCAGCGACAGCCCAGAGCAGGGGCTGTTTCCGAGCTGAGATCGTGCCTGTGACAACCACAGTCCTGGACGACCAGGGCAACAAGAAAACCATCACTGTGTCCCAGGATGAGGGCGTCCGCCCCGGCACCACCATGGAGGGCCTGGCCAAGCTGAAGCCTGCCTTCAAGGATGGAGGCTCTACCACAGCTG GAAACTCCAGTCAGGTGAGTGATGGAGCAGCTGCCGTCCTGCTGGCCCGGAGGTCCAAGGCTGAAGAATTGGGCCTTCCCATCCTTGGGGTCCTGAGGTCCTATGCAGTGGTTGGTGTCCCTCCTGACGTCATGGGCATTGGTCCTGCCTATGCCATCCCTGCAGCCTTGCAGAAAGCAG GGCTGACTGTGAATGACATAGACATCTTTGAGATCAATGAGGCCTTTGCAAGTCAG GCCCTCTACTGTGTGGAGAAGCTGGGAATTCCTGCAGAGAAGGTGAACCCCCTGGGGGGTGCAATAGCCCTGGGCCATCCCCTGGGCTGCACTGGGGCAAGGCAGGTGGTCACGCTGCTCAATGAACTGAAGCGTCGTGGGAAACG GGCTTATGGAGTGGTGTCCATGTGCATCGGGACGGGGATGGgagctgctgctgtctttgaATATCCTGGGAACTGA
- the Myd88 gene encoding myeloid differentiation primary response protein MyD88 isoform X1, producing the protein MSAEGPRVGSMSLDSSKSSLPLAALNVRVRRRLSLFLNARTPVAADWTMLAEEMGFEYLEIRQLETRPDPTGSLLDAWQGRSGATVGKLLEMLAMLDREDILRELWPSIDDDCKKYILWQQMQESEKPLQVARVESSVPQTKELEGITTLDDPLGQTPERFDAFICYCPSDIEFVQEMIRQLEQTDYRLKLCVSDRDVLPGTCVWSIASELIEKRCRRMVVVVSDDYLQSSECDFQTKFALSLSPGVQQKRLIPIKYKAMKKDFPSILRFITICDYTNPCTKSWFWTRLAKALSLP; encoded by the exons ATGTCTGCCGAAGGCCCCCGAGTGGGATCCATGTCCCTGGACTCCTCCAAATCCTCCCTACCCTTGGCCGCGCTCAACGTGCGAGTGCGGCGCCGTCTCTCACTGTTTTTGAACGCGAGGACGCCGGTGGCGGCCGACTGGACCATGCTGGCAGAGGAGATGGGCTTCGAGTACTTGGAAATCCGACAGCTGGAGACGCGCCCAGACCCCACCGGTAGTTTGTTGGATGCCTGGCAGGGGCGCTCTGGCGCGACGGTCGGCAAGCTGTTAGAGATGCTGGCCATGCTGGACCGTGAGGATATACTGCGGGAGCTGTGGCCCAGCATCG ATGATGACTGCAAGAAATACATACTGTGGCAGCAGATGCAGGAGTCTGAGAAGCCCTTACAGGTGGCCAGAGTGGAAAGCAGTGTCCCACAAACAAAGGAGCTGGAGGGCATCACCACTCTTGATGACCCCCTGG GACAAACACCAGAACGGTTTGATGCCTTCATCTGCTACTGCCCCAGTGACATTGAGTTTGTGCAGGAGATGATCAGGCAGCTAGAACAGACAGACTATCGGCTGAAGTTGTGTGTGTCTGATCGTGATGTCCTGCCAGGCACCTGTGTCTGGTCTATTGCCAGTGAGCTCATTGAGAAAAG GTGTCgccggatggtggtggttgtTTCTGACGATTACCTACAGAGCAGTGAATGTGACTTCCAGACCAAGTTTGCTCTCAGCCTCTCTCCAG GTGTCCAACAGAAGCGGCTGATTCCCATCAAATACAAGGCGATGAAGAAGGACTTCCCCAGTATCCTGCGGTTCATCACTATCTGTGACTATACCAACCCATGCACCAAGTCCTGGTTCTGGACCCGCCTTGCCAAGGCTTTGTCCCTGCCCTGA
- the Myd88 gene encoding myeloid differentiation primary response protein MyD88 isoform X2, with protein sequence MSAEGPRVGSMSLDSSKSSLPLAALNVRVRRRLSLFLNARTPVAADWTMLAEEMGFEYLEIRQLETRPDPTGSLLDAWQGRSGATVGKLLEMLAMLDREDILRELWPSIDDDCKKYILWQQMQESEKPLQVARVESSVPQTKELEGITTLDDPLGVAGWWWLFLTITYRAVNVTSRPSLLSASLQVSNRSG encoded by the exons ATGTCTGCCGAAGGCCCCCGAGTGGGATCCATGTCCCTGGACTCCTCCAAATCCTCCCTACCCTTGGCCGCGCTCAACGTGCGAGTGCGGCGCCGTCTCTCACTGTTTTTGAACGCGAGGACGCCGGTGGCGGCCGACTGGACCATGCTGGCAGAGGAGATGGGCTTCGAGTACTTGGAAATCCGACAGCTGGAGACGCGCCCAGACCCCACCGGTAGTTTGTTGGATGCCTGGCAGGGGCGCTCTGGCGCGACGGTCGGCAAGCTGTTAGAGATGCTGGCCATGCTGGACCGTGAGGATATACTGCGGGAGCTGTGGCCCAGCATCG ATGATGACTGCAAGAAATACATACTGTGGCAGCAGATGCAGGAGTCTGAGAAGCCCTTACAGGTGGCCAGAGTGGAAAGCAGTGTCCCACAAACAAAGGAGCTGGAGGGCATCACCACTCTTGATGACCCCCTGG GTGTCgccggatggtggtggttgtTTCTGACGATTACCTACAGAGCAGTGAATGTGACTTCCAGACCAAGTTTGCTCTCAGCCTCTCTCCAG GTGTCCAACAGAAGCGGCTGA